The genomic window AAAACCACCCTGGCCCTGAGTATTGTCGCCCAGGCCCAGAATAAGGGTGGGGTTGCCGCATTTATCGATGCTGAACATGCCCTTGATGTGAGCTACGCCCGCAACCTCGGGGTTAACACGGAAGAGCTGCTGGTTTCCCAGCCCGACCACGGTGAACAGGCGCTGGAGATTGCTGAAATCCTGGTGCGCAGCGGGGCCATTGATATCGTGGTGGTGGATTCGGTGGCCGCCCTGGTGCCCCGGGCTGAAATCGAAGGTGATATGGGCGATTCCCATATGGGTCTCCAAGCCCGGCTCATGTCCCAGGCCCTGCGCAAGCTGGTGGCCGCCATCAGTAAATCGAAAAGCTCGGTTATTTTTATCAACCAGATCAGGATGAAGATCGGGGTGATGTTTGGTAACCCTGAAACCACCACCGGCGGCAACGCGTTGAAATTTTATTCCACCATCCGGATGGACATCCGCAAAACCGGGACCATTAAAAAAGGTGATGCCATTCTCGGCAATACAACCCGGGTGAAAGTGGTGAAAAACAAGGTGGCGCCGCCCTTCAAGGAAGCTGCTTTTGACATTATCTATGGCCAGGGAATATCGCGGGCTGGAGATGTGCTGGATCTGGCGGTCAAATGTGATATCGTCGAGAAAAGCGGGTCGTGGTATGCCTATGGCGGTGAGCGCCTGGGGCAGGGTCGTGATTTTGTCAGGGAATACCTTCAAGAAAATCAGCAAATTCTCGATACTATTGAACAGGAGGTGAGAGCTTTTCACCATATCCCGCCAGTTGGCGGTGAAAACAATCCTGAGCCAGAAAAGGATAAGGAATGAATGGTATCGATGAAATTCTGAAAACGGCTATGGGCTACAAGGCCTCTGATATCCATCTGAAGGTCGGTGATCCGCCCATCGTCCGGGTTGATGGTCAGCTCTATCCCCTGAAAAACTTTCCCCGCCTCGACGGGCCGGCTCTGAAAGAGATGGCCCAGGGGATCATGGGGCCGCTGGAAAAGGAGCGGTTTGCCGATTTTCATGAGGTGGATTTTGCTTATGGGGTTTCCGGCCTTGGCCGATTCCGGGTCAACGTCTATCAACAGCGGGGCACGCCGGTGATGGTGCTGCGGTCGATTGCCTTTGATATCCCCACGTTTGAGGATCTCAATCTGCCGCCGGTCATTGCCCGGCTGGCGGGGGAAACCAATCGAGGCATGATCCTGGTGACCGGGACCACCGGCTGCGGCAAAAGTACTACCCTGGCCTCAATGATCGACTCCATCAACCGGACACGCAGCGTCAATATTATCACCATTGAGGATCCCATAGAATACCTCCACCATGACCGCCTGAGTATTGTCAGTCAGCGGGAGGTGGGCTTTGATACCAACTCCTTTTCCCTCGCCCTGCGGTCAGCGCTGCGCCAGGATCCCGATGTTATCCTGGTGGGGGAGATGCGTGATCTTGAAACCATAGAAATCGCCCTGACGGCGGCGGAGACCGGGCATCTGGTGCTCAGCACCCTGCATACGGTTGATGCCCTGGAAACCATCAATAGGATTGTCTCAGTGTTCCCGCCCTACCAGCAGACCCAGATTCGCCTGCAGTTGGCTGGCATTCTGAAAGGTGTCGTTTCCCAGCGGCTTATTCCGCGCAAGGATG from Candidatus Anaeroferrophillus wilburensis includes these protein-coding regions:
- the recA gene encoding recombinase RecA; translated protein: MDANKNKAMDMAVSQIEKEYGKGSIMRLGDEGVVKNIAVIPTGALSLDIALGVGGIPRGRVVEIYGPESSGKTTLALSIVAQAQNKGGVAAFIDAEHALDVSYARNLGVNTEELLVSQPDHGEQALEIAEILVRSGAIDIVVVDSVAALVPRAEIEGDMGDSHMGLQARLMSQALRKLVAAISKSKSSVIFINQIRMKIGVMFGNPETTTGGNALKFYSTIRMDIRKTGTIKKGDAILGNTTRVKVVKNKVAPPFKEAAFDIIYGQGISRAGDVLDLAVKCDIVEKSGSWYAYGGERLGQGRDFVREYLQENQQILDTIEQEVRAFHHIPPVGGENNPEPEKDKE
- a CDS encoding type IV pilus twitching motility protein PilT; this encodes MNGIDEILKTAMGYKASDIHLKVGDPPIVRVDGQLYPLKNFPRLDGPALKEMAQGIMGPLEKERFADFHEVDFAYGVSGLGRFRVNVYQQRGTPVMVLRSIAFDIPTFEDLNLPPVIARLAGETNRGMILVTGTTGCGKSTTLASMIDSINRTRSVNIITIEDPIEYLHHDRLSIVSQREVGFDTNSFSLALRSALRQDPDVILVGEMRDLETIEIALTAAETGHLVLSTLHTVDALETINRIVSVFPPYQQTQIRLQLAGILKGVVSQRLIPRKDGKGRVPAAEVLVSTARIRECIAEKGKTLEIRDAISTGHTIYGMQSFDQSLFNLFKRGMITYDEALRQTSNPDDFELKVKGISGSDSSWDEFGEETPAAEGDGGLKEDVERFGS